TTTAATCCTATAAATCGTGTTCAGACAGAATAGACAAGATTGATATATCATAAATATGGAATATATTAAAAAAATAAAATATGACTAAGGCTAAAAATAGTGAAGCTACAAAGTTGATTTTATTTTTTGTATCCTATTTTAGGAATATAGCCTGAACAAGATTATAGATGCTCAAGTTGATATATTTTGTATTAAAAATTAGACCTGCATTACAAAACTTTAGCCATAAGAGGTATTGCTACAAAGGTCCCGATACTGCTTCCAATATTTGTTAAAACTACTACAAGAAGAATTCTTGTGATATTATTTCTCCAAAAGCCTTTAATAGTAAGTATATCTTCAGATAAATTCTCAAAATCTTTTACTTTAGGTTTTCGGGAAAAAGCTTCAACAAGACCAGATACCCAGCCTGCTGCTATCATTGGATTTAAAGATGTAATTGGAGCCGCTACAATTGCTGACAGAATAGTTAAAGGGCTTCCTAAGGCTATTAATGCGCCTATTCCAGCAAAAAAACCATTTGCCGCTATCCACCACCACACCATTTGAGCTCCAGCCCCAGAGCCTTTTTTATAAAATCCAAAAGCTATTAAAGCTACAATTAAGGTAGGTATAAGCCATTTAAAAAGGCCAGAAGCTTTTTTTTTAGGAGGCAATTCTTCAAGAACTTTAATATCAATATCTTCATTTATATGTTTTAAAATACCTGATAAGTGGCCGGCACCGACTACAGCTACGACTTTATTGCCTTGAGCTTCCTTTATTTTATGGCTTAAATATTTATCCCTTTCGTCAATAAGTATTTCTTTTAAAATAGGATGGGATTTTCCAACTTCCGATAGAAAGCTTTCAAGGATATCACCTTGTTTGAGTTTTTCTATTTCTTCTTCTGTTATATCTTCAGCTTCTCCTATTGATAACACCAGTTGAAATAAAAGCTTCACTTTTTCCCAAACACCCATGATTCCCCATACTCGTGAAAGGGTAATGCTTATTTCTCGATCTGCAAGTTGAAGATGGCATCCTTTTTCTTCAGCTACATCAATAGCTTTAATCATTTCCTCGCCCGGTTTTACATCTAATTTTTTTGCGATTCTTTTTTGAAAAGAAGCAAGGATAAGGTTTGCGAATAACACAAAAGATTTTTTTTCCTTTATAACCTTAACTATGTCCATTTCACTCCATTTATCTTTTTGCTTTATGGTTTTATATCGTGAAGGACATATTTCTACACATACAGAATCTGGGCTTTCTTCATTTATAACTGATTCTACAAGAAGAACACTTTCTTTAGAAATATGAGCTGTTCCTATAATAATAATTTCTTTACCGTTTACATTTAATCTTTGAACCATTTCATTTTCATTTTTTTGCATAAATATTTAATCCTCAATCATTTTAGAATCTGATGATTTTTCTATATCAATTATTTTTATACCATGAATATATTCTTTTGTTTCATAACGGGTAATATTCATAAGCTTTCTTGTAATTTTTCCCATTTGTTCAATTTTATCAAGAATAATTCTTATTGTTTTTGTTTCATTAGTATTAGCTGATATTAAAAGAAGTTCACAATAACCTGATATTACCTGCATAGGCTGATTTAATTCATGACATACAGCTCCAGCAGTTTCAAGTACCCCCTGAAGTTTTTCCCTGTAAATTCTTTCTTCTTCAGCTTTTTTTCTATAGGTAATATCTTTAAAATTAATAACAATTCCTAATAAATCATTATTTGAAGACATATACCTGTTTGCTGTAACAATACATGGGACTAATTTCCCATCATATTTTGTTAAATTAGTATCATATTCAATTTTTGTTTCTCCACACAATACTTTATTTATTGGACAGTCAGAAGTATTGCAAAACTGCTCTTTAATTAAATCATAGCAATATTTACCTTTTGCTTCCCCTTGTTTCATGCCAAGAAATGTTGAAAAGGTATCATTTATTCTGCGAATTCGAAAATTTATATCTATTACACACATGCCATCGGAGGCAGTATTAAATATTTGCGTCAGTTCCTCTTCAGCGGCCATTTCTTTAGAAACCTCAGTTAAAGAGCCAATTGAAAGACAAATATTATCTTCATTATAGCTTTCAATTCTTGCATTATCTTTTAACCAAATAACTCTTCCATCATTCAATAACAATTTATAAACAGCGTCTATGCTTCCTTTTAGTTTTACTTCTTTTCTTAATATATTCCTTGTATCCTTAAGTTGATTTTTGCTTATAACCTCTTTTTTTACGTCTTCTTTATCATTTGGATGTTCATAAACTATCCTGTGAATTATATTTTCACTAAAAATCTTTGAAACATCCCCATAATCGCATTTTAAAAGCTTTAATATATTTTTGCTTATAAATTCATACCAGATTATTTCATTCTTATCTTCCTTCCATGCTGAAATATAAATCATTGCTGGGCTTTCAGAATCTTCAAAAGAGCCAAAATTTAATATGTAAGATTCTAAACATTCATGTAAACACTGGCTGTAATTTCCATTTAATATTGAACCTAAATAATTTGATATTTTCATAACATTTAATTTCACAAAGTTTTATTGTTTAATTTTTTAGATTAAAAGTTTTAATTATTTTTCTTTAGTTTAAAGTATTTTGAAGTTCAAGCATAAAAATTAATCAAAGCTAAATAGAATGTTTTATCTTGACTTGAAATAAACACAAAGGCATAAGTTTTTTAGAGTTAAAATTCTCATAAAAAAATAAAATGAAAATAAGGGGGTTTTCAAATGGCTATTATAGCATTATTTAATGGAATGTTTTGTAGTGAATCTGCTGTTATTGAAAAATTAAAAGAAAAATCAGGCTTTAAATTAATAACTGACAGGATGTTGATTGCACAAGCAAGTAAAAATACAGGCATTCCTGGAGATAAATTAAAAAAAGCTTTTTCTTCCAAAATTTCTGTATTTAATCGTTTTGTCCATGAAAAAGAAAAATTTATTTCTTATATAAAATTATCATTAGCAAATGCCCTTTTAGAAGATAATATATTAATTCATGGTTTAAGCGGTATGCTTATCCCTAAAAATATTTCCCATGCTATACATGTAGGCCTTATAGCTGATTTAAAATACAGGATGCCCCATGGAGTTTCTGAAAAAAAAATGAACGAAAGGGAAATATTAAACATTATCGAAAGAAAAGATGGAAAAAGCGCAGCTTGGATAAATTATCTTTTTAACATACAAAATACCTGGGATACATCTCTTTATGATATTGTCATTCCAATGGATAAAATGAGTGTAAAAGAAGCCGTTGAGCTTATTCGTGCAACTACTACAAAAAAAGAATATTGCATAAGTGAAGAATCACAGAATGCGATAAATGATTTTATTATCGTAGCAAAAGCAGAAACAGCATTATGTGAAGAAGGATATTTCCTGAATATACAGGCTAAAAACGGAATCATATCAGTTAAAACCCATAAAAATATTCCAATATCTTATCTACTTGAAACAGAAATAAAGTCGATACTCTCTAATATTTCTGGAGTCAAGTCAGTTGAAATTAAAATGAAAAATGAAGAAGGCGAACTTTATAAAAAATTTAATTCTAACATGCCTTCCAAGGTTCTGATCGTTGACGCAGAACAGGCATTTACCAAAAATCTTTCAGAAATGCTCTTATCAAGGGATATTGGAACAGCATATCTTCATGATGCTGATTCTGCATTAAATTTTTTAAAAGAAGAAGACCCGGAACTAATGATTCTTAATCTTAAAATACCAGGAATTGAAGGCTCAAGCATAATCAAAAAAATAAAAGAACTAAAACCTAATTTAGAAGTTATAATACTTACAAGTCAAGATTCAGAATCCGAAAAAAATGCGTGTTTGAATAAAGGCGCATTTGCATATTTACAAAAGGCCGTAGATATTGATATTTTGTTTGATACATTAAAAAAAGCCTATAAAAAAATAACTAAAGAAATTCATCGACAAATCTAATTCAAAAAAAATAAAGTTTTTTTGCTTGAAAATATTAATAACGCTGTCTATTATCTTCAAGTCTATATAATTTGAATATAATCTACAAATTTTTGTATTTTAGCTCTAAAAGATAAAATCATAAAGGAGGGAAAAAATGGAGTTAAAGAAAAAGGGTCAAGAAGCTAACGTAGGTGGGTTTAAACAGCTTATGGTTTCTATGAAATGGACAACCGCAGCCGATTTTGATTTAGCAGCAGTATATGAAGACAAAAAAGGAAAAGAAGGAATAATTTATTTTGGAGACCTTGGGGATTTAAATAATTTTCCATATATGCAATTAAGTGGAGATGAAGGAGTTGGGGATAAAGGCGGAGAGAATGAGGAGACTTTAAGAATAACAAAGCTCGATGATATGAAATATGTATGGATAATGTGCTGGGACTATGGAAAGGTTCAAGATGGTTCTGCTGCTCGCTTTAAAGATAGCGATGTGAACCTTTCGGTTGTAGATGATAAAGGAAGCACTCATAATGTTAAGCTTGATACTGGAGATTTCGGGAATGTTGCAATCATTGCAACCATTGATAACTCAACTCCAATAGGCTCAAAGTTAGTAAACTTAAGTAAGGCAGGAACCCTTAAAGGCTTAACTAATTTGCAACAATTAATAGATATTATAAAAAACTGACGACTTAAGGAGAAAATTATGGCTGATAAAGCAAAATTAAATAAATTAGCCAAAAAAATATTAGATGACGAAGTCATAGATGAAGAAGAAGTAGAAGAAATAAGGGAGTTAATATACAAAGACGGTAACATTGATAGAGAAGAAGCTGATTTCCTTTTTAAATTAAATGATGACTCCGTTGGTTCTGAAAATGACCCTTCATGGAAAGAACTTTTTGTTGAAGCTTTAACTGATTATGTTTTAAAAGACGAAAAATCTCCAGACGTATTAGATGCAGAAGAAGCCGCATATCTTATAAAAAAAATAAAAGCAAATGGCATAGTCGACGAAAATGAACTCGCCCTTATGGCAAATATTACATCTAAAGCAACAGAATGTGACAAATCCTTTAATGAATTTATACTTTCATCTTTAAAAGAAATTATACTTGAAAATAAAGTTGTATTTGAACATGAAGTTGAAATGATAAAAAATATTATTTATGGAGAAGGAAGCGGAGGAGGATCATCTGTTGATAGAGAAGAAGCTGATTTCTTATTCGAACTCAATAAAGGAACCTCTGAAGAAGAAAATTGCCCTGAATGGAAAGATCTTTTTATTGAAGCAATTACTAAGTACGTTCTTGAAGATAAATCATCCCCAAACGAAATAGATGAAAAAGAAGCTGAGTGGATTATATCTAAAATTGAAAAGGACGGAAAATATGACAAAAATGAAAAAGCCCTTCTTAAAAATCTTAAAAACAAGGCAAAAAAAATTCATCCAAAATTAAAAGCAAAATTAGATGCTTTATAAATTATCCTACCATTAAAAAAAAGAAGCAGTCTTTTAAAAAAGGCTGCTTCTTTTAATAAAATTAAAAAATTATGGCATACAGGAAAAATAGTTAACACTTTTAAAAAAACGATATTTAAACTGTGGATTCCAGTCTGCTAACATTATTGAGGCTAACATTACAGCCGCAAGGCTTATTGCTTCTTAATTAGAATGGAGAGTTCCAATTTTTTTTTAAACCTTAGTAACTGGTATTTTTTTTCTTCTGATGAAAGTCAGCGATTTTTAGCACAGAAAGGATTATTTTATGAACAACAAGTATTATTTTAAGAGTAAGTTATTATTACTTTGGATTATTTTTATTATTTCTTTTTTTCTAAACAGTATAGTTAGTGCTGAATCAGACAGTGCTAATGATAACAACAACGGTACAAACAAATTTTTAGAGAGTATTGCTCCAAACAATAAACATAAACTTGTTCAAACAGCTACAATAAAATCTAAAAGTATGCCGTGGATGGCTTTGTTGCTTTCTGGAGATTCATCAAGCGGGGTTTATACAAACAGTATAGGCATGACATTTGTGTTAATTCCAGCAGGAACGTTTATAATGGGAAGCCCTGGAACTGAGTTGGGGCGATGGAGTAATGAAACTCAACATCAGGTTACATTAACTAAAGCATTTTACATGCAGACAACAGAAGTAACACAGGGACAGTGGAAAGCTGTAATGGGAAGCAATCCGTCTTATTTCAGTAGCTGTGGAGATAACTGTCCAGTTGAGCAAGTTAGCTGGAATGATTGTCAGCAGTTTATCTCGAAGTTGAATGTTATGGAAGGTGTCAGTTTGTATAGGTTGCCTACTGAGGCTGAATGGGAGTATGCTGCAAGAGCTGGATCAACAACTGCATTATATAATGGCAATGTAACTGTAACAGACTGCAGTTATGATTCTAACTTAAATATCATGGGATGGTATTGTGGGAATGCAGATAATAAGACTCATGAAGTAGCACAGAAGCAGGCAAATGGATGGGGACTGTATGACATGCATGGGAATGTGTGGGAATGGTGTTCAGATGGGTATGGCGCATATCCATCAACTCCAGTTACTGACCCAGTTGGTCCTACTGCGGGCTCGTACCTTGTGAAACGGGGCGGCAGCTGGTACGACTACGCGCGGTACTGCCGTTCTGCTTATCGGAGCAACAATACTCCGTCCAGCTACGATATCAAAATCGGGCTGCGCCTCTCGAGGACACCTTAGTTACAGTTTGCAGCTTTACTATTTTACATCTTGCAAAAAATAGAGAAGATAAAATCGATTGAAAATAAAGAAGGATTGGAAGTTATATCACTTGAACAATTAAAAAAAAGTGGGGAAAAAAAATAAATTTTTAAACAATTGAATTGGACATGCGATGTTGAGTGGTTGCGCACTCTTTCTCGAACCCCTTAGAATGTCAAAGCTCTTTCAAGACTGGGATCGATCCATGACACAGACAGCTTCACTTATCGCTGCTTCCTTCCGGACCTGACGAGGTTCGCGATTGTCTGTTGCATGGCGGCCAATCAGAAGTGCTTCTCTTTCTAAATGAGTCCTCAAAAGAGAATTCAGCCCCGCTAAAGCGGATTTCGGGTTCAGGGCACCGCTAGCTCCCCGCTTAGCGCAACCATTTGACCTTATAGTATTGATACAATCGTTTTTCAAGAAAAATTTTAAAAAAAATTTTTTTATTTAATTTTAATAGAATCTGTCTTTATAAAACAATACTCTGAATTCCGGTTTCAACCTAATGAGAAAATTTTGACAAAGTTAATAAATTAAATTATAAACTCACTGTTTTTTATTTTTTTCCTGTAAAAACTAAAAAGATGCAAAAGGCAATTAATAAACAAAATTTTTATTTATCAAGGATAAAATTAAATTGGAAGAGATAATAAGTTTAAAAGTTTTTGGCACTGAATATAAATTTAAAGCTGATGAAAATGTCAAAAATGCTCAAGCAGCTGGAGATATGCTTCAAGCTGAACTTACCAAAGCAGAAGAAAAATTAAATTTTCAATCAAGCGCCGGAAACCAAATGGCTGCTTTGCTTTTAGCTACACTTAATCTTGCTAAAGAATATTATGAAGCTAAAAACCAATATGAAGAAATAAAAAAACAAGTCAATAATAAAGCTAATAAACTTCTCAAAACTGTTGAAGATGGTATAATTGCAATTGAATATATTCAAAAAATAAATGGTAACCTCGAAACAAAAAATATAATATCGAAAAATACCTCCAAACAATTTGATCCAGAAATCAAAAGAATCAAAGCTGAAAAAGAAAATGAACAAACTGAAGATATAAAAATTGAAGATATAAAAATTGAAGATATAAAAATTGAAGATATAAAAATTGAAGATATAAAAACTGAAGATATAAAAACTGAAGATATAAAAACTGAAGATATAAAAACTGAAGATATAAAAATTGAAGATATAAAAACTGAAGATATAAAAACTGAAGATATAAAAACTGAAGATATAAAAATTGAAGATAACAAAAATACCAATGAATTAATTGAAGAATATAGTGAAAGCACTGATACTATTGAAGAAATTGAAGAAATTGAAGAAGAAATTCAATCGCAGCAACTATTTTCACATCTTTCTGGAATAGCTAATAAAAATACTAATGAAAAGGATTCCCAAAAAACAGTTGTAAATGTCTTAAAAACAAGTTTTTTAAACCATGATTTTAAGATGCCTCCAATTCATTTTCTTGATATTAATGAAGAAAATAAAGCCTCTATTGATAATGAATATCTGAACAATAAAGCAAGGCTTCTTGAAAATAAATTAAACGATTTTGGCATTAAAGGGGACGTTGTTAATATTCTTCCAGGACCTGTTATTACAACTTTTGAATATAGGCCTGCACCAGGTATAAAAATTAGTAAAATCGCAAATCTAAGCGATGATTTAGCCCTCGCTTTAAAAGCCTTAAGTGTAAGAATTGTAGCCCCAATCCCCGGAAAAGATGTTATAGGTATAGAAATACCAAATGATGAAAGACATGTAGTAAGATTAAGGGAAATAGTTGATTCTGAACAATTTAGAAAATTAAAATCAAAGCTTACTCTGTGTTTAGGCAAAGATATTGTCGGGAATCCAGTTTCTGTTGAAATGGATAAAATGCCCCACTTATTAATTGCAGGAGCAACTGGAACTGGAAAAAGTGTAGCTTTAAATTCAATGATTACAAGTCTTCTTTATAAGGCTAACCCTGATGAAGTTAAACTAATAATGATAGATCCCAAAAGAATAGAGCTATCATTTTATAACGGAATTCCGCACCTCATAACTCCAGTTGTAACAGATATGAAAAAGGCTACAAATGCTTTGGCTTGGGCTGTAAGGGAAATGGAAAATAGATATAGCCTTCTTGCCGAAAGCCAAGTTAGAAATATAACTCAATATAACCATAAAATAACTAAAATTAATGAAGGAAAAGAAACTGCAGAAAAACTCCCTTATATTGTAGTAATAATAGATGAATTAGCAGATTTAATGATGGTAGCATCAAGGGATGTTGAATCTTATCTTATGAGGCTTGCCCAAATGGCGAGAGCATCAGGAATTCATATTATACTTGCAACCCAAAGACCTTCCGTAGATGTTCTTACTGGTGTTATTAAAGCTAACTTTCCTACAAGAATATCTTTTCAAGTTTCATCAAAAACAGACTCAAGAACTATAATTGATACAAATGGAGCTGAAACTCTTCTTGGAAATGGAGATATGCTTTTTATGCCTCCAGGTACTGCTAAACTTCAAAGAATTCATGGGGCTTTTATATCTGAAGAAGAACTTAAACGTGTCATAACATTTTTAAAAGACCAGAGAAGCCCGGAATATATTGATGCAATCACTGAAATTATTGAAGACGGCAGGTCATCCGATTCTTCTGAAGATTATGATGAAAAATATGATGAAGCTGTAATGTTAGTTACAAAAACAAGGCAAGCCTCCATATCAAGTATTCAACGAAATCTCAGAATTGGATATAACAGAGCCGCAAGAATTGTTGAAATGATGGAAAAAGAAGGAATTATTGGCCCCGCAGATGGAGTAAAACCACGAGAAGTTTTAGTAAAAAACATGGATGAATGATGTAAAAAATTATACTCTTACTGCCTTTTCAATCTCCTCATACAGTTTGTTTGGGTTAATAGGTTTCGTAATATAACCATTCATTCCACTTTGAAGGCATAAATCATGGTCTTCCTTCATTGCATAGGCAGTCATTGCAACAATTGGAATATTTTTATTAATAACCCCTGAATCTTTACTTCTGATTATTTTCGTTGCCGTAATTCCGTCCATTTTAGGCATTTGGATATCCATTAGAATTAAATCAAAACATTCTTTTTTTAATGCTTCAATGGCTTCTTTTCCATTTTTAACGATAGTAAGGAAATGATCATCTAACAATCCAATTGCAACTTCTTGGTTGAAGGGGTTATCTTCAGCTATAAGAATTTTTAATTTTTTTAAAGTAATCTTTTTTTCTTTAATATCAGTTAAATATTTTTCACATTGCAATGTAGAAATTTTTTCAAAAGTCATTTCAAACCAGAATTTAGAGCCTTTGCCTTCTTCGCTTTGAACATAAATTTTTCCACCCATTAGTTCAATGAGCTTTTTAGATATAGTAAGCCCAAGACCCGTTCCGTTATATTTTTTTATGCGATGATCGCCTATCTGTGAGAATGGTTGAAACAAGTACTTTATCTTATCTTGAGGAATGCCAATACCAGTGTCTTTAATAGCAATATTAAGCGTTATATGCGTATCTGTCTCTGTATCCGTTATTGGAGAAACAAAAATTGAGACTGATCCTTTATTTGTGAATTTAATTGCATTATTACAAAGATTCAAAAGAATTTGCTTTAGACGAATAGAATCTGTTTTTATAACTGGTAATAAATCGCTTTGAATTTTACAAATCAATTCAATATCTTTGTGCTGAGCTAACTGGAATAAAATGCCTTGAACTTCGTCTATCACTTGAAGAATATTAACCGGTTTATTATCAAGTTTAATTTTATTTGCCTCAATTTTAGATAAATCCAAAATATCATTTATGATTGTTACTAAATTATCTCCAGATATCTTTATCATTTCAAGATATTTTCTCTGTTTAGCTGTAGGCTCCATATCTAAAATAAGATTAGTAAGACCTATGATAGCATTCATTGGAGTACGTATTTCATGGCTCATATTAGCAAGAAATTCACTTTTTGCCTGATTGGCAGATTCCGATGCTTTTTTTGCAATACGAAGTTCTTCATCAGCTTTTTTACGTTCGATTATCTCTTCTTGGGCTTTATCCCTTTCTTTTCTTAATTCATCAGTTTTTTGCCTTACTTGCTCTTCTAAAGTCTCATTTAATAATTTCAAATTTTTTGTCAGTTCAATATTTTTTCTTTTTATTTCCCATGTTTCAATTTCCCTTTTAATCGTCATTAAAAAATCATTAGTTTTAAAAGGTTTACGAATAAATCTATCAATTTGAGCTTTATTTATACCGGCAATAATAGGTTCAATGTCTGTATAAGCACTTAAAAGAATACGAATAGAATCAGGCATAATAGATATAGTTTTTTCCAAAAATTCTACTCCATCCATTTGAGGCATACGTTGGTCACATATTATTATGGAAATGCTTCCAGGCTCTGGAATTTTATGAACTAGATCTAAGGCTTCTTGACCATTACCTGCAGTTAAAACATTATAATATGGACTTAAAAGTTGACTCATCATATCTAATACGCTCTCATCATCCTCTACGAGCAAAATAAAAATTTGGTCTTGTTTAACTGGTTCTTCTGATTTATTTTGATTTAAATCTTTTTGGTCAAAAATATCCATAATAATTTTTCCTAAAAATTGAATGATTTGTCCAATGTGCAAAGTATCACCTATTTTTGCAATAAAGGTGATACGCCAAGAAAAATTCCAAATGCTATCATAACAACTCCACATGCTGAAAGAATAGAATAATAAACTTTTTTATTCATTTTTTTTACTCCAAAATAAGCAGCAAAAGATACAAATACATACCAAATTAAATCACCTGCTTCATGCCCAAGAAAAAAAGCGGTTAATTTTGATAAGTTGTTAAATGAAACATCAAATTGAATC
Above is a genomic segment from Desulfobacterales bacterium containing:
- a CDS encoding TraB/GumN family protein — protein: MQKNENEMVQRLNVNGKEIIIIGTAHISKESVLLVESVINEESPDSVCVEICPSRYKTIKQKDKWSEMDIVKVIKEKKSFVLFANLILASFQKRIAKKLDVKPGEEMIKAIDVAEEKGCHLQLADREISITLSRVWGIMGVWEKVKLLFQLVLSIGEAEDITEEEIEKLKQGDILESFLSEVGKSHPILKEILIDERDKYLSHKIKEAQGNKVVAVVGAGHLSGILKHINEDIDIKVLEELPPKKKASGLFKWLIPTLIVALIAFGFYKKGSGAGAQMVWWWIAANGFFAGIGALIALGSPLTILSAIVAAPITSLNPMIAAGWVSGLVEAFSRKPKVKDFENLSEDILTIKGFWRNNITRILLVVVLTNIGSSIGTFVAIPLMAKVL
- a CDS encoding PAS domain S-box protein → MKISNYLGSILNGNYSQCLHECLESYILNFGSFEDSESPAMIYISAWKEDKNEIIWYEFISKNILKLLKCDYGDVSKIFSENIIHRIVYEHPNDKEDVKKEVISKNQLKDTRNILRKEVKLKGSIDAVYKLLLNDGRVIWLKDNARIESYNEDNICLSIGSLTEVSKEMAAEEELTQIFNTASDGMCVIDINFRIRRINDTFSTFLGMKQGEAKGKYCYDLIKEQFCNTSDCPINKVLCGETKIEYDTNLTKYDGKLVPCIVTANRYMSSNNDLLGIVINFKDITYRKKAEEERIYREKLQGVLETAGAVCHELNQPMQVISGYCELLLISANTNETKTIRIILDKIEQMGKITRKLMNITRYETKEYIHGIKIIDIEKSSDSKMIED
- a CDS encoding response regulator, with the protein product MAIIALFNGMFCSESAVIEKLKEKSGFKLITDRMLIAQASKNTGIPGDKLKKAFSSKISVFNRFVHEKEKFISYIKLSLANALLEDNILIHGLSGMLIPKNISHAIHVGLIADLKYRMPHGVSEKKMNEREILNIIERKDGKSAAWINYLFNIQNTWDTSLYDIVIPMDKMSVKEAVELIRATTTKKEYCISEESQNAINDFIIVAKAETALCEEGYFLNIQAKNGIISVKTHKNIPISYLLETEIKSILSNISGVKSVEIKMKNEEGELYKKFNSNMPSKVLIVDAEQAFTKNLSEMLLSRDIGTAYLHDADSALNFLKEEDPELMILNLKIPGIEGSSIIKKIKELKPNLEVIILTSQDSESEKNACLNKGAFAYLQKAVDIDILFDTLKKAYKKITKEIHRQI
- a CDS encoding formylglycine-generating enzyme family protein, which codes for MPWMALLLSGDSSSGVYTNSIGMTFVLIPAGTFIMGSPGTELGRWSNETQHQVTLTKAFYMQTTEVTQGQWKAVMGSNPSYFSSCGDNCPVEQVSWNDCQQFISKLNVMEGVSLYRLPTEAEWEYAARAGSTTALYNGNVTVTDCSYDSNLNIMGWYCGNADNKTHEVAQKQANGWGLYDMHGNVWEWCSDGYGAYPSTPVTDPVGPTAGSYLVKRGGSWYDYARYCRSAYRSNNTPSSYDIKIGLRLSRTP
- the zapA gene encoding cell division protein ZapA; this encodes MEEIISLKVFGTEYKFKADENVKNAQAAGDMLQAELTKAEEKLNFQSSAGNQMAALLLATLNLAKEYYEAKNQYEEIKKQVNNKANKLLKTVEDGIIAIEYIQKINGNLETKNIISKNTSKQFDPEIKRIKAEKENEQTEDIKIEDIKIEDIKIEDIKIEDIKTEDIKTEDIKTEDIKTEDIKIEDIKTEDIKTEDIKTEDIKIEDNKNTNELIEEYSESTDTIEEIEEIEEEIQSQQLFSHLSGIANKNTNEKDSQKTVVNVLKTSFLNHDFKMPPIHFLDINEENKASIDNEYLNNKARLLENKLNDFGIKGDVVNILPGPVITTFEYRPAPGIKISKIANLSDDLALALKALSVRIVAPIPGKDVIGIEIPNDERHVVRLREIVDSEQFRKLKSKLTLCLGKDIVGNPVSVEMDKMPHLLIAGATGTGKSVALNSMITSLLYKANPDEVKLIMIDPKRIELSFYNGIPHLITPVVTDMKKATNALAWAVREMENRYSLLAESQVRNITQYNHKITKINEGKETAEKLPYIVVIIDELADLMMVASRDVESYLMRLAQMARASGIHIILATQRPSVDVLTGVIKANFPTRISFQVSSKTDSRTIIDTNGAETLLGNGDMLFMPPGTAKLQRIHGAFISEEELKRVITFLKDQRSPEYIDAITEIIEDGRSSDSSEDYDEKYDEAVMLVTKTRQASISSIQRNLRIGYNRAARIVEMMEKEGIIGPADGVKPREVLVKNMDE
- a CDS encoding response regulator, coding for MDIFDQKDLNQNKSEEPVKQDQIFILLVEDDESVLDMMSQLLSPYYNVLTAGNGQEALDLVHKIPEPGSISIIICDQRMPQMDGVEFLEKTISIMPDSIRILLSAYTDIEPIIAGINKAQIDRFIRKPFKTNDFLMTIKREIETWEIKRKNIELTKNLKLLNETLEEQVRQKTDELRKERDKAQEEIIERKKADEELRIAKKASESANQAKSEFLANMSHEIRTPMNAIIGLTNLILDMEPTAKQRKYLEMIKISGDNLVTIINDILDLSKIEANKIKLDNKPVNILQVIDEVQGILFQLAQHKDIELICKIQSDLLPVIKTDSIRLKQILLNLCNNAIKFTNKGSVSIFVSPITDTETDTHITLNIAIKDTGIGIPQDKIKYLFQPFSQIGDHRIKKYNGTGLGLTISKKLIELMGGKIYVQSEEGKGSKFWFEMTFEKISTLQCEKYLTDIKEKKITLKKLKILIAEDNPFNQEVAIGLLDDHFLTIVKNGKEAIEALKKECFDLILMDIQMPKMDGITATKIIRSKDSGVINKNIPIVAMTAYAMKEDHDLCLQSGMNGYITKPINPNKLYEEIEKAVRV